ATCATGATCCGCACGCGGCGCAAGACGATCGTGCCGAGAAGCCTCGTGCAGGCGACCTACATGCGGGCCTTGGCGCGCGACGACATCATCTTCGCGCTCGGTCCGGCGGGTACGGGCAAGACTTATCTGGCCGTGGCCCAGGCGGTCAGCCAGTTGATGACCGGCAGCGTGCAGCGCCTGATCCTCAGCCGACCGGCGGTGGAGGCGGGCGAAAAGCTCGGCTTCCTGCCCGGTGACATGAAGGACAAGGTCGATCCCTATCTGCGACCGCTCTACGACGCGCTCTACGACTGCATGCCGCCCGAACAGGTCGAGCGGCGGCTGGCCTCGGGCGAGATCGAGATCGCGCCCATTGCCTTCATGCGCGGGCGCACGTTGGCCGATGCCTTCGTGATCCTCGACGAGGCGCAGAACACCACGCGCGAACAGATGAAGATGTTCCTCACCCGCTTCGGCCAGAACAGCCGCATGGTCATCTGCGGCGATCCGCGCCAGGTCGACATTCCGGGTGGCGATCGGATGAGCGGGCTGGCCGACGCGGTCGACAAGCTGGAAGGCGTCGACGGTTTCGGCACAATCCGCTTCACCGCGGCCGACGTGGTTCGCCACCCGATCGTGGGGCGGATCGTCGAGGCTTATGAAGGGCCGGTGAGCTAGGTGCAGCTCGATATCGAGATCGACGGCTGGCCCACGGCGAACGCAGGCGGCACCGACTGGGCCGACCTTGCCGAACGCGCGCATGAGGCGGCCGAGAGCGTGGAGCCGGCGCTGGCCAATCCGCGCCTGTCCGCCAGCATCCTGTTCACGCTCGACGAGGATGTGCACACGCTCAACCGCGAATGGCGGGCAAAGGACAAGCCGACCAATGTCCTCTCCTTCCCCATGCTGACGCGCGAGCAATTGCTGGCGCTGGCCGGCGAGGGCGGGCCGGAGATGCTCGGCGACATCGCGCTGGCGCTGGAGACTTGCGAGCGGGAGGCGCGGGAGAAGGGTATTTCGCTGGCCGACCATACCGCGCATCTCCTGGTCCACGGCCTGCTCCATCTCGCCGGCCACGACCATGTCGAGAGCGACGGTCAGGCCGAGGCGATGGAGAAACTCGAAGTCGCGGCGCTTGCCAAGATGGGCATTTCAGACCCATATGAGGATCGCTGACAACAGGAGTGCGTTCGAAGGGCCATGCCCGACAGTCCATCATCTGCCGGAGAGGCGGAAAGTAGCAGCGGGCTCTGGCCCGCCATTCGCAAATTGTTCGATCCCGACAGCGGCGAACGGTCCTTGCGCGAACAGCTCGAGGAGACGCTCGACGAGCACGAGGGCGAGAACGGCGATGTCGAACGCGTCGATACGGGGAAGGGAGACCTTTCGCCGGTCGAGCGGCAGATGGTGCGCAATCTCCTCCATTTCAGCGAACACGACGCCGACGATGTCGCGATCCCGCGCGGCGAGATCATCGCGCTCGCCGCCGATGCCTCGTGGGACGAGGTCGTCGCGGCCTTCGCGGAACACGGCCATTCGCGGATGCCGGTCTATCGCGACCAGCTCGACGACGTGATCGGCATGGTCCATATCAAGGACGTCTTTGCCTTTCTCGCCGCGGGCAAGCCGCCGCCGCCCGATTGGACGACGCTGATGCGCCAGCCGCTCTACGTGCCGCAAACGCGCAATGCGCTCGACGTGCTGGCCGACATGCGCTCGCAGCGGATGCATCTTGCCATCGTGCTCGACGAGTTCTCGGGCACCGACGGGATCATCACGATCGAGGATCTGGTCGAGGAGATCGTCGGCGAGATCGAGGACGAGCACGACGATGCACCGGCCGAACTCATCAGTTTCATCGGCGAGGGGATGTGGGATTGCGATGCCCGCGCCGAGCTCGACGATGTGGCCGAAATGGTCGATCCCCGGCTTGCCGAGGTCGAGGAATCGGTCGACACGCTGGGCGGTCTCGCCTTCATCCTCGCCGAGCAGGTGCCGCAGGTAGGCACGATCCTAGACCATGCGAGCGGCTGGCGGATCGAGGTGACGGGGGGCGACGAGACCCATGTGACCCGCCTTCGCCTGCACGCGCCGAAGCCTCCGGTCGAAGAGGGCTGAGACCCTCTCGACACTCACGGCCAGGGGAGCCATGGATCGGGCGATGATCAAGCGTCGCCTCCCACCCCTGCGCGCTCTCGAAGCCTTTGCCCGCACGGTGCGGCTGGGCTCAGCGCGCGCAGCCGCCGACGAACTCGGCCTCAGTCCATCCGCGCTTAGCCGCCGGATCGGGAATCTCGAGACATTCGTCGGCAAGAAGCTGTTCACCCGCGCGCGCCAGGCCATGCAACTGACCGACGAGGGGCAGGCCTTCTACGAGGCGGTCAATCCCCATCTCGAGGCGCTGGCCCGCGCGGTGGAGAGCCAGTCGGACAATCTCTCGCTGCTGCGCCTGCGCCTCGGCGTCCTGCCGCTGTTCGGCAGTCAGCGGCTCTTTCCCCGCCTCGGCGAATTGCGCCGCAGCCATCCGCTGCTTCATATCGACATCGACACCGGCCCTCATATCGAAGACCGGGTGGGCGACACGCTCGATGCCGGGATCATTTTGTCGCGCGGGCCGGAGAGGGGGCTCCACGCAGTGCGCCTCGATCACAACAAGGTCCACGCCATCGCCAGTCACGAAGTGGCCAAGGGGCTGGGCGATCTGCCGGACCTGGCGAAGCTGTCGAAACAGACCTTCCTGATCCACAACGAATTGCCCGAAAGCTTCCGCGCGTGGAAGGCGGAGCTGCAATTGCACGATCTCGAACCGGCGGCGATCGACCACTACGATTCGGGTCAGTTGATGCTCGAGGCTGCCGCACAGGGCCTCGGCATCGCGATCATGCACGACGATCACCTGAAACGCGCGCGCGACACGCGGCTGACCGATCTCTACGGGGCCGAGGTCGAGAGCCCCTACAGCTACTGGTTCGTGTGCAAGCCGACCGCGCTCGAGGAACGGCCGGTGCGGATATTCCATGACTGGCTGGTGCGGGCGGAGCTCTAGCCTTCGCTGTCCGGCGCGGATGCAGGTGCCGGCGCCCGGTAGCGGATCGCCTCCACCGTATGGGCGAAATCGCGCAGCGGCTTGCCGAGCGCGCCGGTCAGCGCCGCCTCGATCTCCTCGCGCGCTTTGGCCGCAATCGCCTTGCGTCCGCGATATTCTTCCGGGCTGAACGGTTCGAGGAAAATGATCCGCAGTTTGAAGCTGCCCTTGCGCGCCATCACCCGCATCGCATTGTGCAGCCCGCTTTCCTCGCCGACCCAGCTAATGTCCTCGGCCACGGGGCCGTAATCCATCACCACCGGCTGGACCATGACGCCCGGCGGCGGGGGTTCGAGGACGGAGAGCATGCTCGACTTGAACGGCAGCAGCGAATGGCCGTCAGTCACGGTGCCTTCGGGAAAGACAGTAACCGACCAATTGTCCTGCAATGCTTCCTTCAGCGCGTTGATCTGCTCGGCCACGCCCATGCGGTTCTCGCGCTTGACGAAAACGGTGCGGTTGAGGCTGCACAACCAGCCGATCCCCGGCACTTGGCTCAGCTCCCACTTGGCGACGAAGGCGGTGCCGCTCGCGCCGGCCAGCGCGAGAATGTCGATCCAGGACAGGTGATTGGAAATGAAAAACACGTCGCGGCGCAGGGGCGTCCCGACACGCTCGACCCGCGCGCCGACGACCCTTGCCGTCAGCCCGAGGAACCACATGGGGAAGGGCGAGCCGTAGGCGAAGATGCGGTAAAGATAGTGCAGCGGCACGAAGACCAGCAGCAGTGCCAGAATGCCGAGCGCTCGGATAGAGAAGCGCAGCCATCCCGCCACGGTCAGCGGAACGGTCTCGCCGCGCATGGCGGCCATGCGCTTGCGCCCGTATTTTTCGGCCCGGCGACGCGCGCGGTCGCTGAGCCCGGGCTGCGGACTATTCCTTGTCGTTTCGATCGAGCCGGACGCCATAGAGTTCCATCCGGTGATCGACGAGCCGGTAGCCGAGCTTCTCGGCAATCTGCTTCTGCAATGCCTCGAGTTCCGGATCGACGAATTCCACGACCTTGCCGCTCTCGACGTCGATCAGGTGGTCATGATGTGCCTCGGGCGCGGCTTCGTAACGCGCACGACCGTCACCGAAATCGTGGCGGTCGAGAATGCCAGCCTCCTCGAACAGTCGGACGGTGCGATAGACCGTCGCGATCGAGATGCCCGGATCAATCTGCGCCGCGCGTGCATGCAGCATCTCGACATCGGGATGATCGTCGCTTTCCGAAAGGACGCGCGCGATCACCCGACGCTGTTCGGTAATGCGCAGCCCCTTGTCCGCACATAATTGTTCGAGGTCGATCTTCTGCTGCAAGTCCGGCTCCGGTAAGAGAATGCCCGCCAGATCTAGGCTAGCGGGGCATGGTTCTCAAGACTGGCGATCAAATCGATCAGCTGCTTTTCTTGCGGCCCCGCTTCTGGCCAGGCTGGCGGCCGAGACCGATCTTCTTGGCAAGCTCGCGGCGCTTTTCCGCATAGTTCGGAGCGACCATGGGATAGTCGGCCGGCAGGTTCCAGCGCTCGCGATATTCCTCGGGGCTCATGTCGTAATTCGTCCGCAGGTAGCGCTTGAGCATCTTCAACTTCTTGCCGTCCTCGAGGCAGACGAGATAGTCGGGCTTCACCGAAGCACGCACCGAAACGGCCGGCTCGGGCGGCGCTTCTTCTTGCGTCTGTTGCTCGCCCAGACCGGCGAGCGCCGTATAGATGCTCGAGATCAGCGTGGGGACTTCATCGACGTTCACGTTGTTGTTGCTGACATGCGCCGCCACGATGTCGGACGTCAGCGTGATCAGGGTTTCTTTCATGTCCATGGAAACTTGGTCCATAACGGATTCTCCTTTCCCGCCGCTTAGAAGAACAAGCGCGGATTGTGCAATCGCAATTCCAGTTCAGACTGATGTAGTCTGTCGCGTGTACCGCAATCAGACATTCAGGACTTTGACGAAGGTTAGGGCATCGAGTGCAGTTCCCTCTGTGGTGCGATAGTATTCGCGTCTTCTCCCGATGGGTTCGAAGCCTTCGGATCGGTAAAGGGTTTCGGCAGGATTGCCGTCGCGCATTTCGAGGAACACTTTCTCTGCCCCTAAATGCTTGGCCGAGCTTGCGAATTCTTCCAAGAGAAGTTTGCCGAAGCCTTGTTTTCGGCACTCGGGTTTTACCGCGATGAGCAGCAGCTCCTCCTCTCCCGGAACCCGGCGGGCGAGAACGAATCCGGCGGCGGTGGATGGGGTCTCGAAGTCGAACCGGCCGTTCACATCAATCAGAATACTGCGCGTATGAGGGAGGGCGAGCGAGCTCGCGACCTGCGCCCGCGTCCACGCCTCGCGCCAGTAGGGATCGAAGGCGGCCTCCATCACGCCCATCAGCGCGTC
The genomic region above belongs to Qipengyuania spongiae and contains:
- a CDS encoding PhoH family protein, which gives rise to MARKPGNRPDRDERTSFSKPPIPQREVRRAQLDLSFDNQSLLGALFGQFDANLVQVENRLGVFISARGNELHLEGPEDSVARARDVLRAMYDKLAVGQDLDAGLIESLIAMSDEPTLDGIVGGEPGERAGMPPIMIRTRRKTIVPRSLVQATYMRALARDDIIFALGPAGTGKTYLAVAQAVSQLMTGSVQRLILSRPAVEAGEKLGFLPGDMKDKVDPYLRPLYDALYDCMPPEQVERRLASGEIEIAPIAFMRGRTLADAFVILDEAQNTTREQMKMFLTRFGQNSRMVICGDPRQVDIPGGDRMSGLADAVDKLEGVDGFGTIRFTAADVVRHPIVGRIVEAYEGPVS
- the ybeY gene encoding rRNA maturation RNase YbeY, encoding MQLDIEIDGWPTANAGGTDWADLAERAHEAAESVEPALANPRLSASILFTLDEDVHTLNREWRAKDKPTNVLSFPMLTREQLLALAGEGGPEMLGDIALALETCEREAREKGISLADHTAHLLVHGLLHLAGHDHVESDGQAEAMEKLEVAALAKMGISDPYEDR
- a CDS encoding hemolysin family protein, yielding MPDSPSSAGEAESSSGLWPAIRKLFDPDSGERSLREQLEETLDEHEGENGDVERVDTGKGDLSPVERQMVRNLLHFSEHDADDVAIPRGEIIALAADASWDEVVAAFAEHGHSRMPVYRDQLDDVIGMVHIKDVFAFLAAGKPPPPDWTTLMRQPLYVPQTRNALDVLADMRSQRMHLAIVLDEFSGTDGIITIEDLVEEIVGEIEDEHDDAPAELISFIGEGMWDCDARAELDDVAEMVDPRLAEVEESVDTLGGLAFILAEQVPQVGTILDHASGWRIEVTGGDETHVTRLRLHAPKPPVEEG
- a CDS encoding LysR substrate-binding domain-containing protein; protein product: MIKRRLPPLRALEAFARTVRLGSARAAADELGLSPSALSRRIGNLETFVGKKLFTRARQAMQLTDEGQAFYEAVNPHLEALARAVESQSDNLSLLRLRLGVLPLFGSQRLFPRLGELRRSHPLLHIDIDTGPHIEDRVGDTLDAGIILSRGPERGLHAVRLDHNKVHAIASHEVAKGLGDLPDLAKLSKQTFLIHNELPESFRAWKAELQLHDLEPAAIDHYDSGQLMLEAAAQGLGIAIMHDDHLKRARDTRLTDLYGAEVESPYSYWFVCKPTALEERPVRIFHDWLVRAEL
- a CDS encoding lysophospholipid acyltransferase family protein, translating into MAAMRGETVPLTVAGWLRFSIRALGILALLLVFVPLHYLYRIFAYGSPFPMWFLGLTARVVGARVERVGTPLRRDVFFISNHLSWIDILALAGASGTAFVAKWELSQVPGIGWLCSLNRTVFVKRENRMGVAEQINALKEALQDNWSVTVFPEGTVTDGHSLLPFKSSMLSVLEPPPPGVMVQPVVMDYGPVAEDISWVGEESGLHNAMRVMARKGSFKLRIIFLEPFSPEEYRGRKAIAAKAREEIEAALTGALGKPLRDFAHTVEAIRYRAPAPASAPDSEG
- a CDS encoding Fur family transcriptional regulator, translating into MQQKIDLEQLCADKGLRITEQRRVIARVLSESDDHPDVEMLHARAAQIDPGISIATVYRTVRLFEEAGILDRHDFGDGRARYEAAPEAHHDHLIDVESGKVVEFVDPELEALQKQIAEKLGYRLVDHRMELYGVRLDRNDKE
- a CDS encoding MucR family transcriptional regulator, translating into MDQVSMDMKETLITLTSDIVAAHVSNNNVNVDEVPTLISSIYTALAGLGEQQTQEEAPPEPAVSVRASVKPDYLVCLEDGKKLKMLKRYLRTNYDMSPEEYRERWNLPADYPMVAPNYAEKRRELAKKIGLGRQPGQKRGRKKSS
- a CDS encoding GNAT family N-acetyltransferase, with protein sequence MGVMEAAFDPYWREAWTRAQVASSLALPHTRSILIDVNGRFDFETPSTAAGFVLARRVPGEEELLLIAVKPECRKQGFGKLLLEEFASSAKHLGAEKVFLEMRDGNPAETLYRSEGFEPIGRRREYYRTTEGTALDALTFVKVLNV